In Cydia splendana chromosome 3, ilCydSple1.2, whole genome shotgun sequence, one DNA window encodes the following:
- the LOC134806596 gene encoding translation initiation factor eIF2B subunit epsilon: protein MEKENAVQAVVVMDIFNNNFDPITKYKPMGLFTVAGVPLVNYVLESLALGGVDEVILFCCNDGIKIKEHLRKAKEQRAPWSLTLDAQVLMSDTCQTMGDVMREIDAAGLIRGYFVLMSINSIASIPYASMLEQHKTLCKKDKGAAMTLVYKKVSWEHPLIGTDNPIFLAADGNTRKVLIHKKYKPKSKDKTITLPLETVLSHSEVKLHHNLLDANIALCSPSVPPLFSDNFDFQTRDDFINGVLINEEILASSLYYVLLKDNMYATTVTNWRTFKIISRDIIHHWALPLSIESGSLYQDNYEFLGNHNFCNKTATLSRSCSVQEDVLIGANSKINDNTVVNKSVIGSNCVIGSNVTISGSYIGNNTVINDNCKIINSYIDENCIVENDCDLENGTILTSNVKLSCGTKYKASVVEGGLEANDHKLAKSTSESGTEWENESTGSEEDEAIGFEKTWSDSESCYSSDSSAESSIPDSPVPDDTNIFLHEVIDSLARGYEEKLKCDYLILEINSSRYAYNIQLHEVNFFVVRALLSLPVLTDAKNVVSVVKDILKFFRPVLTNYIKTKSSIMDCLKAVEESCIKCEWLNGKAGQVIQLLYGADVVDEDSLLEWYHDLQENESPIAKQPSLVKFFEWLQEAESEESD, encoded by the exons ATGGAGAAAGAAAATGCCGTTCAAGCGGTAGTTGTAAtggatatatttaataataacttTGATCCTATAACAAAATACAAACCTATG ggCTTATTTACGGTCGCTGGAGTGCCTCTAGTTAACTACGTTCTTGAATCTCTGGCTTTGGGAGGAGTTGATGAAGTGATTTTATTTTGTTGCAATGACGGAATTAAAATCAAGGAACATTTAAG GAAAGCAAAAGAACAGCGGGCTCCATGGAGTCTGACCCTGGACGCACAGGTGCTAATGTCCGACACTTGTCAGACGATGGGGGACGTGATGAGAGAGATAGATGCTGCCGGCTTGATCCGAGGCTACTTTGTGCTGATGTCCATCAACAGCATTGCTAGCATACCCTATGCTTCCATGCTGGAGCAACATAA AACATTATGCAAGAAAGATAAAGGTGCAGCCATGACTCTGGTCTACAAGAAAGTGTCCTGGGAGCACCCTCTCATCGGTACTGACAATCCAATTTTCTTGGCAGCCGACGGTAACACAAGGAAAGTGCTGAtccataaaaaatataaacccAAGTCTAAGGATAAAACTATCACATTGCCCTTG GAAACTGTGCTCagccattccgaagtaaaactGCATCACAATCTGCTGGATGCTAACATAGCGCTGTGCTCACCGTCCGTGCCTCCTCTGTTCTCTGACAACTTCGATTTTCAAACCAGAGACGACTTTATCAACGGCGTCCTCATCAATGAGGAAATATTGGCCAGTTCGTTGTACTACGTGCTGTTGAAGGACAACATGTACGCTACCACTGTGACCAATTGGAGgacatttaaaattataag tCGCGACATTATACATCACTGGGCACTGCCTCTGTCTATAGAGAGTGGTTCACTGTATCAAGATAACTACGAATTCTTGGGTAACCACAATTTCTGCAACAAGACTGCTACTTTGAGTAG GTCTTGCAGTGTCCAAGAAGATGTTTTAATAGGAGCCAATAGCAAAATCAATGATAACACAGTCGTAAACAAATCTGTTATCGGGAGCAACTGCGTGATAGGCAGTAACGTTACTATCTCCGGAAGCTACATTGGAAACAACACGGTTATAAACGACAATTGCAAAATCATCAACAGTTACATTGATGAAAACTGCATAGTTGAGAATGATTGTGATTTAGAAAATGGAACAATTCTTACTTCAAATGTAAAATTATCATGTGGAACTAAATATAAGGCTTCAGTGGTGGAAGGAGGTCTGGAAGCAAATG ATCATAAACTTGCAAAATCTACTTCCGAAAGCGGAACGGAATGGGAAAATGAGTCAACCGGAAGTGAAGAGGATGAAGCAATCGGTTTTGAGAAAACCTGGAGTGACAGCGAATCATGCTACTCGTCCGACAGCAGTGCAGAGTCTTCAATACCTGACTCGCCAGTACCTGATGATACTAATA ttttccTTCATGAAGTAATTGACAGTTTAGCCAGAGGTTATGAAGAGAAATTAAAGTGTGATTACCTGATTTTGGAAATAAACTCGTCTAGATACGCTTACAACATTCAGTTGCACGAAGTAAACTTCTTCGTGGTGAGGGCCCTACTCAGCCTACCAGTTCTCACAGATGCCAAGAATGTAGTGTCTGTGGTCAAAGATATCTTGAAGTTCTTCCGGCCAGTTCTGACAAACTATATTAAGACTAAATCTTCCATCATGGACTGTCTGAAAGCTGTTGAA GAAAGTTGTATCAAATGCGAATGGCTGAATGGAAAAGCGGGCCAGGTTATACAGTTGTTGTATGGAGCCGACGTTGTTGACGAGGACTCGTTACTGGAGTGGTACCATGACTTGCAAGAAAACGAGAGTCCTATCGCCAAACAGCCATCGTTGGTCAAATTCTTTGAATGGCTTCAAGAGGCAGAGAGTGAGGAATCAGACTGA